From Maylandia zebra isolate NMK-2024a linkage group LG11, Mzebra_GT3a, whole genome shotgun sequence, one genomic window encodes:
- the lenep gene encoding lens epithelial cell protein LEP503: MHPQRPLPQAMPSASLGQHLRDMAMGLGRGKNFLGGNFAYSFIQSVKECLYFLLCCWCIKEILD; this comes from the coding sequence ATGCACCCCCAGCGTCCTCTTCCCCAGGCCATGCCTTCCGCCTCTCTGGGACAGCACCTGCGGGACATGGCCATGGGCCTGGGACGAGGCAAGAACTTCCTGGGAGGAAACTTTGCCTACAGTTTTATCCAGTCGGTTAAAGAATGCCTCTAtttcctcctctgctgctggTGCATCAAAGAGATCCTGGACTGA